GGCTCGGTGGTGATGAGCGCTCAACGCTCCTAAGGCACCGGCACTCGGCAACTGGCCTCACATTTATTCTGGCTGGCGCCTCGGTGCTCATGAGCGATCACCCCTCCTAAGGCACTTGGGCTCAGCAGAGAGCTGGCAACGGTGCAGCAAGTGCAGGCAGCAGAGGCTACAGCAGGACCACTGAGCACAGCAGCGCAGAGAACAGAACAGCTGCTGCCACATGAGGGGCAGAAACGGAACATCAGGAGCGCCGAGCACTGGGAACGACCGGGGAGCCAGCAAGTCGAGACATAACAGTTACACTGGACTGCCAGGACCTGTAGGCAAGCCTTattttgcagccaatcaggaagcaggGGCGTCCcccgcgtcccccccccccccccccccccccccactcgactccaccaggacttAGCTTGGTGGGTGTTAATAAattaaattacctgaaagagctgcggaataagttggcgctatacaaataacaggatttattttatttaagctAGAGCAAACTGAATGTCCGCCTGCCGCGCTCACTGCATCCACAACTATCATCTTCATGCATATGAACCTACCAGTAAATCCTTTGGGGCTCAGGAGAACACTCCGAAAACTTTAAGAGATGaatgtatgtgcaaatacacatagGAAAGTGGCAGGAAATCAGAGCAAATGTAACCATTTTTTATAAATATGGGGATCCATAAAAGTGAAAAACCTGGTGATGGCACCAGATGACAGCTAAACTAGTTCCTGCGCCAGAGCTGTATACCTTCCAGTTGTCAGAGGAAGAGGTCTTTACCTAGAAATGCATCATATTGATGGATAGAATAAAAGAGAAGCTAAGTCCACCTTTTGTCTTTAAATCATATCTTTTACTTTTAAGATGTTGCACCTTCACCCATGCCTTTTACCCTCATAGACCATCATAACATTAAACTAAGCCATGGATGTCAAAACCTGGGCTGGCAGCACCTCTGCATTCAGTCCCATATGGCACACTAGCGGTTCACTGAGCCCACCTGTATCCTAACTCACAGACCTGTATCCTAAATCACACACTTGTAGCCTACCTCACACACCTGTAGCCTAACTCACACACCTGTAGCCTACCTCACACACCTTCTTTATTGCTAGTCATGCCCTCAGCATTTTTCATCCAGTACTAGCCTCCTAAAAGTAGACTGCGGCACACCAGGAGCTGATGGCGAGGTTGATGGGTCAGTCTTGGCTTACAGAGGGCTGACTTGTAGAGTGACTTACTATTTTTATGACTAGATGTAAGAATGTCAGTATTTACAGCCAAAGATTGTATTTCACTGGAGCCCAAGACCTACAGTATCCTACCAAAAACaacctgaacaagaatcaaaagtagtatttattcccTTATGTTAATacatagtggggctcctttggtcctaatggcattggatactctctgtggaatACTTTtttctaacgtctgatacacgTTAGATGGTATTAACTTCCATTCATCCAGAATGGTATGATAGTGTACTTGCAAAATTAAGGCTGGGAGTGAGGCATTTTAGCACTAGCTATCTTAAGACGTCTGGGTTGCTGGGCTTTTTTCTGAAGAATTGGGCTAAAAGCAATGTGTATAGTCTGCTGGAGTGAAGTAAGTGATCAATGTCAGAAAGAGTGAGGAAAAGCAATTCTGGGAGGAGCCCCATAATGATATTGCAGAAGTGAGATTTGATCTGATTTAGATGTCAAAAACTCCTAggagacttttttttccatttatttttttatttccaaggCAAAATAGCCCATAGGTTGTCACAGCTCCATATATAGTGGAATAGTATACAAATAACACAGCAGATGGCAAATATATAGATGTCACATATGTGATTGAACAGGGCATACGAAGGGTACCAAATAGTACATTGATCATTCTGTACACACATCCCTTATGTAACATGTGATCCGGCCCTCACTAGTCTGGGATACCTCCAAGATAGGGGATAGTTCAACCTCAGCAAAGGGAGCTAATCTGACTTTTACTACATCCCCATTTGCAGCATGTGTTGGACAAGCCAAGTGCCGCCTCCCTTCCTCTCCTTTCCACAGCCCTTACAGGGTCTTCTGATACTCCATGCCTGCTCCCTGTTGGGTCTCTCCAGGGTTGAGGTGATCCATAGTCCATGATTTCACCATTATGGGGTTGTAAATTGGTAGCCCACTCGTTAAATACTTCTTCTTCATCTGATTCTCTATCTGCGGGTACTAAGTTCCCAAAAAGATCTGTGCGGTCACCTGAAAAAAACCAAATACACTTATTATACAGGCATAGAAAACATTTCTGGAACCTAATTAGACAATGTTAATGTAGTCATGTCTCTCTATCATGGTGACCCTAGACACAGACGTTTGGCCACTATCAGAGGAAGGTGGGATGAGGTACATCTCTGGTGGCAACTCAGAAACAAACTAGGATCAACAGCAATATGAATTATATACCATCTTCTGAAAGTTTCTATTTACATGCAGATCTCGTTCGCAGATAGTTCCCTTCACGCATGTGATTTCCTGTGGGTACTATTATTTACACCCTCTCACCTCAAACATGTTAATTGCAGGGCCAGGGCTGGGTTTGTGGTGGTCTATGGACTAAACATTGTCTCAGCCTCCACATTTCCATTTGCAAGAAGCACAGAAACAGAGAATATGCCCAATAGCAATTTAATAATAGATGGTGGGGCAATTGCCCCTTTAGTCTATCATTTAATTCAGCCTGGGACAGTGCCATACCTTTGGTGATCAAAACATAAGTTGACCTATCCTAGCACTGCTTTTTTTTATAATACAGTGGTAGTAATTTCCCACTGCAGAAAACTAAATCTTATAAAAGGTCAGGAACTTGGGCAGACAGGGCAAGTATGATGTTGATCATGGTGACACCTCATGTGATCATACGGAAGAAAATGGACAAAGGCTACTTCTTCAGACCACAAATAACAGAGGAGAATGTCTGATGAGGGCTGCTTCTTTGGATCCACTAAAATAGAGAGAAGTCTGATAGCTGGAAATGGAGAGGCTATTGGTTGAGGGCTGCTTCTTTTGATCACAGGGAATAGAGAGGCTTTCGGGTGAGGGCTGCCTCTTCTGATCACATGGAATGGAGAGGCTCTCAGTTGAGGGCTGCCTCTTCTAATCACAGGAAATGGAGAGGCTGCCGGTTTAGGGCTGCTTCTTCTGATCACAGGAAATGGAGAGGCTGTCGGTTTAGGGCTGCTTCTTCTGATCACAGGAAATGGAGAGGCTGTCGGTTTAGGGCTGCTTCTTCTGATCACAGGGAATGGAAAAGGCTGTTGGTTGAGGGCTACCTCTTCTGATCACAGGGAATGGAGAGGCTGTTGGTTGAGGGCTGCTTCTTCTGATCACAGGGAAAGGAGAGGCTGTTGGATGAGGGCTGCTACTTCTGATCACAGGTAATAGAAAAGCTGTCGGTTGAGGGCTGCTTTCTCTGATCACAGGGAATGGAGAGGCTGTTGGTTTAGGGCTGCTTTGTCTGATCACATAGAATAGAGAGACTGTTAGATGAGGGCTGCTACTTCTGATTACAGGTAATAGAGAAGCTGTTGGTTGAGGGCTGCTTCTTCTGATCACAGGGAATGGAGAGGCTGTCGGATGAGGGCTGCTACTTCTGTTCACAGGTAATAGAGAGGCTGTCGGTTGAGGGCTCCTTCTTCTGATCACAGGAAATAGAGAGCCTGCTGGTTTAGGCTGCTTCTTCTGAACACAGGGAATGGAAAGGCTGTTCGTTGAGGGTTGCTTCTTCTGATCACAGGGAATGGAGAGGCTGTCGGTTGAGGGCTGCTTCTTCTGATCACAGGGAATGGAGAGGCTGTCGGTTGAGGGCTGCTTCTTCTGATCACAGGGAATGGAGAGGCTGTCGGTTGAGGGTTGCTTCTAATCACCAATAATGGAGACATATGAGCGTTGCTTCTTCTGATCACCATATCGGATAGGCTGTCAGTTGAGGGCCGCTTCTTCTGATTATGAATAATAAAAAGGTTTCTTCTTCGATATCACTAAAACAGAGAGACGTCTTCTGATGTCTGGAATTGAAAACCTTGTCAAATGCCCGATCTTTTTGTTTCCAGGAGAcaagctgctgccagaggtgtctggcagcgtcAGTATTAATCTGCACATTCAAACCACATACGCAATCAGCCAAGCTGAGTGTGCATGTGTAGAGGGGTATGGGCGAGATAGCTCCTACCAGGGTAAAAAGAACATGAGGTATGATAGAAGTGATACTTTTTTGCATATAATCTGCTAGTCAATCGGGTCAGATCAGCAGGAAATGTGAATTGTCTTATTAGTGGCTCTTGTGGTTTAGGCTCTTATAGAGGTGATATCACAGCAGGTGGCTCAGGCCGCATGAAAGCAAAGAACTCATTGTGCTAGCAATACATCACGAAATGTTCATTAGAACACAGAAAATGTGCAGCAGAGCTACGGAAGAATTAAATGTGAATTATGCTGCAAGTTTTTAACTCTTGAAGACAAAGACAATTTTAGTTGGCAcaacgccattgtataatgaagcTTCAGCTAATATTCACTAGTTTTTACTACACATTTCCCCTGCAGAGGCTAGAATACATACAAACAAATTTCTGTCCAGGTTCCAGAGGGTAAAGTTTTATTATCCGCCATCGGTCTCTCTACTGTTGTCCCACAGATCCACCAGTTTCGGACTCCATTTTTGGTCAACCAATATGGCAGCTGTAattttcttactgtacattggtaGGGCATTAGACTAGCGATGCACCACTCCTGCTGTGTGATTGGCCAATGCTAGCCAATTAGAGACTAGTGCAAAGTGCCTTGGACTAGCGATGCacggtgtgcattaggtagttagaagacTGCAGCGGCCAACTTAGAAGGCAGAAGGGGTACTGAAACTAGTGGATTCGAGGGACAACACACAGAGGGCCTGCAGGTTATATAACATCTGCATCCAGTTCTGAGACAAAATGTTGCTCTGACATTGAAGGGTTGCTTTAACGAATACCTCCTATGCATGAATTGAGACCTCCACTAATGATTAAGAGGAAGTGGCGTGGGCATGAAAAATAAAGTCTATGTCCTTCCCATCAACATTAGCTCAGAGATCTCCATGCTAAAAGCCAAAGGGGCACAGCACGCCATGAAGGGTCTCTTCATTCTGGCAGTAATAGGGGTCTCAGGTCTGGGTGTCCAAACTGAAAGGTAACATGAGTTTGGACCACCACCAGTGCCCTGAAGTAATGGGCCTTGTCAGGTTAGTTTACATCATCTACATCAACCAACCTCATATACTGAGTGTATATATACTGGTTATCTCCGTAATTAGAGGTGGGGTGGAGAAGGAAACTGGCAGCATCCAAGGTATGAACTCAGAACTTTGCACCCACGATGAGAGTCATACCTGTAGACCATGTATGAGAGTCATACCTGTAGATGTAATGGTTATTTCCCTTTTTCCCATTTGTGGGACTGAGCTATAATTCCCTGGCATAGGACCAAACCTGATGCTTCTCTGATACAAGCTGGTTCTAACTTGTATATTCCAAGAAAGATTTATGCAAGTGGAAAACCGCACTATAGAGAAGCACATGGCTCTACATCCACCACCATATAACACTGCTGAACACCACAATCTAGTAATCTCCAGGACGGCGTGCGGATAAGCCTTTGTATCTAAACCTATTATGGAACATATCATCTGCTAAGCCACCATAAACCTATCATGTagcatactgtctgctgagcctatTAATTCTATCATGGTTAGGGGTAtgtcttatcacaatgtatggttTTAACTTCATTATTCCAGCGACCCCcaagtagtaattgtgccccctcaaTGGACCCAATAGAGATAGTGCCCCCAATAATAAgtgccccccttagtaataatgcccccttagtgGTCTCAATAACattgacccccttagtggcctttGTAATAATAGTACCCTTTCAgtgatcccagtaataatagtggccccagtagtaatagtatcccccttaGTTCCCATTAAATGGACAATAAGGGCTCTGTGCGGAAAGCCTTCAAATGAAATTTGTGCACTTCAGTAAGCCACAATGATAGTTTCTCAGTATAAAGG
The nucleotide sequence above comes from Eleutherodactylus coqui strain aEleCoq1 chromosome 2, aEleCoq1.hap1, whole genome shotgun sequence. Encoded proteins:
- the RLN3 gene encoding relaxin-3 — its product is MQRLAPALLTLLWLLAMHGSAHGSVRVPTIGVKLCGREFIRAVIFTCGGSRWRRNEVIQTGDRTDLFGNLVPADRESDEEEVFNEWATNLQPHNGEIMDYGSPQPWRDPTGSRHGVSEDPVRAVERRGREAALGLSNTCCKWGCSKSQISSLC